In a single window of the Pseudohongiella acticola genome:
- a CDS encoding DNA adenine methylase → MSYRYLGNKTRLVDWIVGEVTRVLPAGSSIADPMCGTASVSLALARVGYSVTAADALTFPVIHARTRLLAKQAPAFKSLGGYYKALDWMLSATPVEGYFFQEFGEAGKPANGRAPRLYFSAVNAAHIDGIRDGIRKLAATGAITEIEHSVLLHHLILATNKVANISGTYGYFLSKLSQPSLQPLTFGAIEFERTPGNHTVLHGPIEEHASSLRVDAVYLDPPYTKRQYAGNYHVLETIAREDEPVAAGDGGLRPWREQASDFCYRRSAGQAFRETLKRLDVPHVFISYSQDGQVHEEELLAILSDFGKVTLHEHPHVRYRSNAGVKDGSVLEHLYHIEAF, encoded by the coding sequence ATGTCGTATCGCTACCTAGGTAACAAGACGCGGCTGGTCGATTGGATTGTCGGGGAGGTCACGCGTGTACTCCCGGCGGGCTCATCGATTGCTGACCCGATGTGCGGCACAGCTTCTGTTTCATTGGCTCTGGCCCGTGTCGGCTACTCAGTCACCGCAGCCGATGCACTAACCTTCCCCGTCATTCACGCACGAACACGTCTGCTCGCGAAGCAGGCTCCGGCCTTCAAATCCCTAGGCGGCTACTACAAGGCGCTGGATTGGATGCTCTCGGCTACGCCCGTAGAGGGCTATTTTTTCCAAGAGTTTGGCGAGGCCGGCAAGCCCGCGAACGGGCGTGCTCCGCGCCTCTATTTCTCGGCGGTCAACGCCGCGCACATCGACGGTATCCGAGACGGCATCCGCAAACTGGCCGCAACCGGTGCCATCACCGAGATCGAGCACAGCGTGCTGCTCCATCATCTGATTCTGGCCACTAATAAGGTCGCTAACATTAGCGGCACCTACGGGTATTTCCTGAGCAAGCTCTCCCAACCTTCCCTTCAACCGCTAACATTCGGCGCGATCGAGTTTGAGCGAACACCTGGTAATCACACAGTGCTGCACGGACCGATTGAAGAGCACGCTTCGTCTCTCCGCGTCGATGCGGTTTACCTCGACCCGCCTTACACCAAGCGACAGTATGCCGGAAACTATCATGTCCTTGAGACAATAGCTCGCGAGGACGAACCAGTAGCTGCCGGCGACGGCGGGCTGCGGCCGTGGAGGGAGCAGGCGTCTGACTTTTGCTACCGGCGTAGCGCCGGCCAGGCATTCCGTGAGACGCTTAAGCGGCTAGATGTACCACACGTGTTCATCTCCTATAGCCAGGACGGCCAAGTTCATGAGGAGGAGCTGTTAGCCATCCTGAGCGACTTCGGCAAGGTCACTCTACACGAGCATCCGCATGTCCGGTACCGCAGCAATGCCGGAGTCAAGGATGGATCTGTGCTTGAGCATCTATACCACATCGAGGCCTTTTAA
- a CDS encoding adenine-specific methyltransferase EcoRI family protein produces the protein MTRTARNRDFKKARQAKKDEFYTSLSDIELELKHYTSHFKDKVVYCNCDDPRSSNFFRYFSTNFKKLGLKKLVTTCYRSQDANLFGQKGSDQAVYLEYTGGKNGNSIPSAEEIGIKLLTGDGDFRSGESVELLKQADIVVTNPPFSLFREYVAQLVEYDKKFVIIGNMNAVTYTEIFPLFQENLIWYGPSVRSGDREFRVPDDYPITAAGSRVDEHGNKYIRVKGVRWFTNLDYPGRHENLDLQRRYCPDEYPKYANFDGIEVSKTMDIPYDYDGPMGVPITFLDKYSPDQFDILGSSKTLSRPMSQVAKKGAYQQGGPRFYLPKGDGTYRRMYERVVVRNKSRDCQSSRE, from the coding sequence ATGACGAGAACCGCCCGAAACCGTGACTTTAAGAAAGCTAGGCAAGCGAAGAAGGATGAGTTCTACACCTCACTTAGCGATATTGAGCTTGAGCTGAAGCACTACACGAGCCACTTTAAGGACAAAGTTGTCTACTGCAACTGTGACGATCCGCGATCCAGTAATTTCTTTCGCTATTTTTCCACCAATTTCAAGAAACTCGGCCTGAAGAAGCTCGTCACCACCTGCTATAGAAGCCAAGACGCTAACCTCTTCGGGCAGAAGGGCTCTGATCAAGCTGTCTACCTAGAGTATACCGGCGGCAAGAATGGCAATAGCATCCCGAGTGCTGAGGAAATCGGCATTAAGCTGCTCACTGGCGACGGCGACTTCCGCAGCGGTGAGAGTGTCGAACTGCTCAAACAGGCCGACATAGTGGTAACCAACCCGCCTTTCTCGCTATTCCGGGAATATGTCGCCCAGCTGGTCGAGTACGATAAGAAGTTCGTGATCATCGGCAACATGAATGCCGTGACCTATACAGAGATCTTTCCGCTCTTCCAGGAAAACTTGATTTGGTATGGCCCCAGTGTACGCAGCGGTGACCGTGAGTTCCGTGTGCCGGACGATTACCCCATCACGGCGGCTGGATCGAGAGTCGACGAGCACGGCAACAAATATATCCGCGTAAAGGGCGTCCGCTGGTTCACCAATCTCGATTATCCCGGCCGGCACGAGAACTTGGATCTTCAGAGGCGCTACTGCCCAGATGAATATCCGAAATATGCTAACTTCGACGGGATTGAGGTCAGCAAGACCATGGACATTCCGTACGATTACGATGGTCCCATGGGGGTGCCTATTACCTTCCTCGACAAGTACAGCCCAGATCAGTTCGACATTCTCGGCTCCAGCAAAACCCTCAGCCGGCCAATGTCGCAGGTAGCGAAGAAGGGGGCCTATCAGCAGGGCGGACCCCGTTTCTATCTCCCAAAAGGCGATGGCACCTACCGCCGGATGTACGAGCGCGTAGTTGTTAGAAATAAAAGTCGTGACTGCCAGAGCAGCAGAGAGTAG
- a CDS encoding DUF4113 domain-containing protein has product MNLMDAINSKSHKVWLASQVTDHTWRMSRERLSARCTTWDGLPLAH; this is encoded by the coding sequence ATGAATCTGATGGATGCCATTAACTCGAAGAGCCATAAAGTCTGGCTGGCGAGTCAAGTTACGGATCATACATGGCGGATGAGCCGGGAGCGCCTTTCAGCGCGCTGCACCACGTGGGATGGGTTGCCGCTGGCACACTGA
- a CDS encoding S9 family peptidase, which produces MRGALIVVLPFILVACERAATPITDGSGEQLTIERLYGSPDLTGPTARNVQFSPDGSRISFLRAKDNDRTVQDLWAMDVATGEAYLLVDARQLVPEERELTEAEIQFRERSRITSSGVVTYQWDETGAAVLVPLDGDVFYVDVESTQTRRLTETEAFETDAKVSPNGGFVSFIRDQNLWIHDLSTGEERALTTEGGGVISWGMAEFVAQEEMSRYTGYWWSPDDSRIAVARVDESPVMVVERFGISADAVSVSEQRYPRAGTPNALVTLHVIDLGSRGIGEASGDMSEIAEMDLGSNTDIYLSRVNWSESGETLWVQRQNRAQTQWDLLALDPRTGAEDTTRRITEQADTWINLAHDLQTLAGGSLLYLSEQSGFRHIRHVGADGLARDITSGEWVVDSLEAVDEDAGIVWFSGWRDTPLERHLYSVNLDGGEPQRITSGEGRWNVSVGAGGSGFIGTYSDIDTPPNTGLYSIAGERIAWVEENPLNQAHPYAPYLARHVRPEYGTLTAADGQTELHWQMYRPDHCTAATPCPAIVQVYGGPGVQTVTRGWQSLRDQILAQSGYVLFKVDNRGSSNRGHAFEAPLHLRMGILEVEDQLAGLDWLQARDFVDADRVGLWGWSYGGYMTLMTTLQAPGRFAAGIAGAPVTDWALYDTHYTERFMSTPQDNAEGYDAGSVFAHLDGYQTPLLIIHGMADDNVTFDHSTRLFAELQERGQVFEMMTYPGQRHGIRPPPLQTHLLRTQMAFFNRYLRGENNEGNSM; this is translated from the coding sequence ATGCGTGGCGCGTTAATTGTTGTCTTGCCCTTCATTCTTGTCGCCTGCGAGCGGGCAGCCACACCGATTACCGACGGGTCCGGTGAACAACTGACCATCGAGCGTCTCTACGGCTCGCCAGATCTGACCGGCCCAACTGCCCGCAATGTGCAGTTCTCACCCGATGGCAGTCGCATCAGCTTCCTGCGCGCAAAAGACAATGACCGCACCGTGCAGGATTTGTGGGCAATGGATGTTGCCACCGGCGAGGCCTACTTGCTGGTCGATGCGCGCCAGCTGGTACCAGAAGAGCGCGAGCTGACGGAGGCTGAAATCCAGTTCCGCGAGCGATCGCGCATCACCTCTTCCGGGGTGGTGACCTATCAATGGGACGAAACCGGCGCAGCGGTTCTGGTGCCTCTGGACGGCGATGTGTTCTACGTCGATGTGGAAAGTACACAAACCCGCCGCCTGACCGAAACCGAGGCGTTTGAGACCGACGCCAAGGTCAGTCCAAACGGCGGTTTCGTCTCCTTTATCCGCGACCAGAATCTATGGATACATGATCTGTCTACCGGGGAAGAGCGTGCCCTGACGACCGAAGGCGGCGGTGTCATCAGCTGGGGCATGGCCGAGTTTGTTGCCCAGGAAGAGATGAGCCGCTACACCGGTTACTGGTGGTCGCCCGATGACAGTCGCATCGCGGTTGCTCGAGTTGATGAAAGCCCGGTGATGGTGGTGGAGCGCTTCGGCATTTCTGCCGACGCCGTTTCGGTGTCAGAACAGCGGTATCCGCGGGCCGGCACGCCAAATGCCCTGGTGACACTGCACGTCATCGACCTTGGCTCTCGCGGAATCGGTGAGGCCTCTGGCGACATGAGTGAGATAGCCGAGATGGATCTGGGCAGCAACACTGACATCTACCTCAGCCGCGTCAACTGGAGCGAGTCTGGCGAGACCTTATGGGTGCAGCGACAGAATCGGGCGCAGACGCAGTGGGACCTGCTTGCACTTGATCCGCGCACGGGTGCTGAAGACACAACACGACGTATCACAGAGCAGGCAGATACCTGGATCAATCTGGCGCACGATCTGCAAACACTTGCCGGGGGCAGTCTGCTCTATCTCAGCGAACAATCTGGCTTTCGCCATATCCGTCATGTCGGCGCAGATGGCTTAGCCCGCGATATCACATCGGGTGAGTGGGTGGTCGATAGCCTGGAAGCCGTCGACGAGGACGCGGGTATTGTCTGGTTCTCCGGCTGGAGGGACACACCACTGGAACGCCACCTGTACTCAGTGAACCTGGATGGCGGCGAACCGCAGCGGATTACGTCTGGCGAAGGACGCTGGAACGTATCGGTCGGTGCTGGCGGGTCAGGCTTTATCGGCACCTACTCCGACATCGACACCCCACCCAACACCGGGCTGTATTCCATTGCAGGTGAACGCATTGCCTGGGTGGAGGAAAACCCACTGAATCAGGCTCATCCTTACGCGCCTTATCTGGCGCGTCATGTCCGACCCGAGTATGGCACGCTGACGGCCGCAGACGGGCAGACCGAACTGCACTGGCAGATGTACCGGCCGGACCACTGCACTGCAGCGACGCCCTGTCCGGCCATTGTTCAGGTGTATGGCGGGCCAGGCGTACAGACTGTCACCAGGGGATGGCAGTCACTGCGCGATCAGATTCTTGCCCAGTCCGGCTACGTGCTTTTTAAGGTCGATAACCGGGGCAGTTCAAACCGCGGCCATGCCTTTGAAGCGCCGCTGCATCTGCGCATGGGTATTCTTGAAGTTGAGGACCAGCTGGCCGGGCTGGACTGGCTGCAGGCGCGCGATTTTGTGGACGCCGACAGGGTGGGTCTGTGGGGCTGGTCCTATGGCGGCTACATGACATTGATGACCACGCTGCAGGCGCCGGGCAGGTTTGCCGCAGGCATTGCCGGGGCGCCGGTTACGGACTGGGCGCTATACGACACACACTACACCGAACGCTTCATGTCGACCCCGCAGGACAATGCCGAAGGGTATGACGCCGGCTCGGTCTTTGCCCACCTTGATGGTTACCAGACCCCTCTGCTGATTATTCACGGCATGGCGGATGACAACGTGACGTTTGATCACTCCACCCGATTGTTCGCAGAGCTGCAAGAGCGCGGCCAGGTGTTCGAGATGATGACCTACCCGGGCCAGCGCCACGGCATCCGTCCGCCCCCTCTGCAGACTCACTTGCTCAGAACGCAAATGGCGTTTTTTAACCGGTACTTGCGCGGCGAAAACAACGAAGGCAATTCAATGTAA
- a CDS encoding type II toxin-antitoxin system Phd/YefM family antitoxin, with the protein MKVELVTNLKRQATRILADLHQSKEAVLITEHGQPSAYLVDVQDYEFMQRRLALLEGLSRGERAILEGRTSSHEQARERMEKWLK; encoded by the coding sequence ATGAAAGTTGAACTAGTAACCAATCTAAAGCGTCAAGCGACCAGGATCCTTGCTGACTTGCACCAAAGCAAGGAGGCTGTCCTGATTACCGAGCATGGTCAGCCGTCCGCGTACCTGGTTGATGTGCAGGACTACGAATTTATGCAACGCAGGCTGGCGCTGCTGGAAGGATTATCCAGAGGAGAAAGGGCTATCCTGGAGGGCAGGACTAGCTCCCATGAGCAAGCCAGGGAGCGGATGGAGAAGTGGCTGAAATAG
- a CDS encoding type II toxin-antitoxin system RelE/ParE family toxin produces MAEIAWTDPALEQLEEIAQYIALDKPEAAFAFVKRIFSAVDRLGLFPDSGHVPTELPSSIYRELYVRPCRIFYRQENNVVLIVYVMREEMQLRRFLLDA; encoded by the coding sequence GTGGCTGAAATAGCATGGACTGATCCGGCGCTGGAGCAGTTGGAAGAAATCGCACAATACATTGCATTGGACAAGCCAGAGGCCGCTTTCGCTTTTGTGAAGCGGATATTTTCTGCGGTTGATCGGCTTGGGTTGTTTCCTGATTCGGGACATGTTCCGACAGAGCTACCGAGCTCTATCTACCGGGAGCTATATGTCAGGCCCTGTCGCATCTTTTACCGTCAGGAAAACAATGTTGTTCTGATTGTTTACGTCATGCGGGAGGAAATGCAGTTGCGCAGATTCCTTTTGGACGCCTGA
- a CDS encoding M24 family metallopeptidase translates to MPESAPAHVQPLPTLRDQATEQQAWLEARVESVLPTLMREYNVDMWVLSMREYAEDPVFWSITAPTTFAARRRSIYVFTLQPDDTVERLALGGGDQGGVFEAYRSTRPAPTQETGELVGDEQWQLLRELIEDRDPDSIALNIDPNWAFSDGLHAGEREVLEEALGPYLDRVVREPRLAMNYIALRIPEMMPRYRMIMETVHAVISEAFSSVVITPGETTTDDVRWWLRQRVQGLGYQVWFQPSVDVTRQGSGRISGDTVIQPGDLLWTDFGVVAMNLHTDTQHLGYVLKPGETEAPAGLQACLADSNRMQELLLEEMEPGRTGNDILASTLARISAEGITGTVYTHPIGDHGHGAGPLIGRWDGQDGVPVRGDAVLLPSTWHSIELQATRAIPEWDGEEANCRQEEEAYLDAEGERHWVFKRQEAFHLVW, encoded by the coding sequence GTGCCCGAATCCGCCCCGGCCCACGTGCAGCCGCTGCCCACGCTGCGTGATCAGGCCACCGAACAGCAGGCCTGGCTGGAAGCACGGGTAGAGAGTGTATTGCCGACCTTGATGCGCGAGTACAACGTCGACATGTGGGTCCTGTCCATGCGCGAGTACGCCGAAGACCCCGTGTTCTGGTCCATCACCGCGCCCACCACCTTCGCCGCCCGGCGCCGTTCCATCTATGTCTTCACACTGCAGCCGGACGACACAGTCGAGCGGCTGGCGCTGGGCGGCGGCGACCAGGGCGGCGTGTTTGAAGCCTATCGTTCCACCCGGCCCGCGCCCACGCAGGAAACCGGCGAACTCGTCGGGGATGAGCAATGGCAGCTGCTGCGCGAACTGATCGAAGACCGCGACCCGGACAGTATTGCGCTGAACATTGATCCAAACTGGGCGTTCTCGGACGGACTGCATGCCGGTGAGAGAGAAGTGCTGGAAGAAGCACTTGGCCCTTATCTGGATCGCGTGGTGCGCGAACCGCGCCTGGCCATGAATTACATCGCACTGCGCATTCCCGAGATGATGCCGCGTTACCGCATGATCATGGAGACCGTGCACGCGGTAATCTCCGAGGCCTTCTCCAGTGTCGTGATCACACCGGGCGAAACCACCACCGACGATGTCCGCTGGTGGCTGCGCCAACGCGTACAGGGGCTGGGCTATCAGGTCTGGTTCCAGCCCTCAGTCGATGTTACGCGGCAGGGCAGCGGTCGCATCAGCGGTGACACCGTCATCCAGCCCGGTGACCTGCTGTGGACCGACTTCGGCGTGGTTGCCATGAACCTGCATACCGACACCCAGCATCTGGGTTATGTACTCAAACCCGGCGAAACTGAAGCGCCCGCCGGTCTGCAGGCCTGCCTGGCCGATTCCAACCGCATGCAGGAACTGCTGCTGGAAGAGATGGAACCCGGCCGCACCGGCAACGACATCCTGGCTTCGACGCTGGCGCGCATCAGCGCCGAAGGCATCACCGGCACGGTCTATACTCACCCCATCGGTGACCACGGCCACGGCGCCGGTCCGCTGATCGGCCGCTGGGACGGGCAGGACGGCGTACCGGTCAGAGGCGATGCCGTTCTATTGCCGTCGACCTGGCACTCCATTGAGTTGCAGGCCACTCGAGCCATTCCCGAGTGGGATGGTGAGGAGGCGAACTGCCGGCAGGAGGAAGAGGCATATCTGGATGCGGAGGGGGAGCGGCATTGGGTGTTTAAGCGGCAGGAGGCGTTTCATCTGGTGTGGTGA
- a CDS encoding amidohydrolase family protein has protein sequence MNYQRRSRALLVMIVAVLSLAACRQQEPTPPAAAVSQETAFARPAGAETFTAIISGTRVGQMDVQHGDVTNVGYEYRNNGRGPSVEEVIEFNDQGLPSSWHITGATTFGNIIAEDFEIEGGRAVWTDTTGASAEELAEANLYVAQESSPYALWVYARLLLAAEGNTLAVLPAGELKLDAIESLDVTGSDGASIAVTTYALSGIDLNPSYFALDEDGLLFASMSERFALVRTGFEAEEQRLRDLAAEYATRRFETIQEQVTRVFDKPVRINNVRVFDPDSLNLSEPVSVLVAENRIASIDDVTQAPDADEILIDGAGGTLVAGMYEMHAHAGQGSALLNIAAGVTSFRDMGNNNEVLDDLINKIESGRLVGPRIHRSGFIEGRSPFNSNSGILVSTQEEALDAVRWYADQGDFHQIKIYNSMTPEWVPAMVTEAHDRGLRVAGHVPAFTNADAMIAAGYDELTHINQVMLGWVLAPDEDTRTLLRLTAMKRFPAIDINSDAVQSTISSMGERGMGIDPTLAIHENLMLSRNGEVAPGMVDYIDNMPVGIQRNARTARSEIASPEDDIAYRQGFAKILETVREMRDQGVVIIPGTDLGGSFSYHRELELYQEIGMTAAEVLKMATLDMASYLGQDDELGSIEQGKLADFFLVPGDPTTDLKAIKTISMVVKDGNVYFPSDIYPEFGIQPFTDAPVIVSGAE, from the coding sequence ATGAATTATCAACGCCGAAGCCGCGCATTACTCGTGATGATCGTCGCAGTCCTGTCACTGGCCGCCTGCAGGCAGCAGGAACCCACACCACCGGCCGCTGCGGTGTCGCAGGAGACCGCGTTTGCGCGGCCTGCCGGCGCTGAGACGTTTACCGCGATTATCTCGGGGACGCGGGTTGGGCAAATGGACGTGCAACACGGCGACGTCACCAATGTGGGTTATGAATACCGTAACAATGGTCGCGGCCCATCCGTTGAAGAAGTCATTGAATTTAATGATCAGGGTTTACCAAGCAGCTGGCATATTACGGGCGCAACAACCTTTGGCAATATCATCGCCGAGGACTTTGAGATTGAAGGCGGCAGAGCGGTCTGGACAGATACCACCGGGGCCAGCGCAGAAGAATTAGCGGAGGCCAATTTGTATGTCGCCCAGGAGTCCAGTCCCTATGCCTTGTGGGTATATGCACGTCTGCTATTGGCTGCTGAGGGAAATACTCTGGCGGTGCTGCCAGCCGGCGAGCTTAAACTGGACGCTATTGAGAGCCTGGATGTCACCGGCAGCGATGGCGCTTCCATTGCTGTCACCACCTATGCGCTGTCGGGCATTGACCTGAACCCGAGTTACTTTGCGCTGGATGAGGACGGCCTGCTGTTTGCCTCCATGAGCGAAAGATTTGCGCTGGTGCGAACCGGCTTTGAAGCTGAAGAGCAGCGCTTGCGTGACCTGGCTGCCGAATACGCCACCCGCCGCTTTGAAACCATACAGGAACAAGTCACCCGCGTGTTTGATAAACCGGTGCGCATCAATAACGTCAGGGTTTTTGATCCGGACAGCTTGAATCTCTCCGAGCCGGTCTCCGTGCTGGTGGCGGAGAATCGAATCGCATCGATTGACGACGTGACACAGGCGCCGGATGCCGATGAGATTCTGATCGATGGCGCAGGCGGCACCCTGGTGGCCGGAATGTACGAAATGCATGCGCATGCGGGCCAGGGCAGTGCCCTGCTTAATATTGCCGCCGGGGTCACAAGCTTTCGTGATATGGGCAACAATAATGAGGTGCTTGATGACCTGATTAATAAAATCGAGTCGGGCCGACTGGTCGGGCCGCGCATTCATCGCAGCGGCTTTATCGAGGGCAGAAGCCCGTTCAACTCCAACAGCGGCATCCTGGTGTCGACACAGGAGGAAGCACTGGATGCCGTGCGTTGGTATGCCGATCAGGGCGATTTTCATCAGATCAAAATCTACAACAGCATGACGCCAGAATGGGTGCCAGCGATGGTGACTGAGGCGCACGATCGCGGTCTGCGTGTTGCAGGTCACGTGCCCGCCTTCACCAATGCTGATGCCATGATTGCGGCTGGGTACGATGAGCTGACGCACATCAACCAGGTCATGCTGGGCTGGGTGTTGGCACCTGACGAAGATACCCGCACCTTGTTGCGGCTGACAGCCATGAAGCGATTCCCCGCCATCGACATCAATTCTGACGCGGTGCAATCGACCATTTCCAGCATGGGAGAGCGCGGCATGGGCATTGACCCGACGCTGGCAATTCATGAAAACCTGATGCTGTCCCGCAATGGCGAGGTGGCGCCCGGCATGGTGGACTACATCGATAACATGCCCGTGGGTATTCAGCGTAATGCCAGAACTGCGCGTTCTGAAATTGCCTCACCAGAGGATGACATTGCCTATCGGCAGGGCTTTGCCAAAATTCTGGAAACCGTGCGCGAAATGCGGGATCAGGGTGTGGTGATTATTCCCGGGACCGATCTGGGCGGCTCGTTTAGCTATCACCGCGAGCTGGAGCTTTATCAGGAGATTGGCATGACGGCCGCTGAGGTGCTGAAAATGGCGACGCTTGATATGGCCAGTTACCTGGGACAGGACGATGAACTGGGGTCGATTGAGCAGGGTAAACTGGCTGATTTTTTCCTTGTCCCGGGTGATCCGACGACTGACCTGAAAGCCATCAAGACGATTTCAATGGTGGTTAAAGATGGCAACGTCTATTTTCCCAGCGATATTTATCCTGAGTTTGGCATTCAACCGTTTACCGACGCGCCGGTGATTGTGTCAGGCGCGGAATAG
- a CDS encoding thioredoxin domain-containing protein: protein MKTPFRLALLTLTAAASSLIHAGERVGDFALIDHTGYQHHMSWYDDHDAVVFLPQAVGLTDQASLSALQAVYNEYADQDVAFFLINPGLQTDREAVANAIADIPLPVLMDDAQLVSGALGLTHMNQAVVYDPATFEVVYRGPVQQELEQAIRQLKAAESVELVEVASNGRSIEYGGVDATAISYQDDIAPIIAENCAECHRAGGIAPFAMDSNLAVQGWSPMIREVVMTKRMPPGQIDNKVGHEIKNEMNLSDAEMQTLVRWIDAGATVQDSDADPLTQLVWSDTKWKMGEPDLIIKVPPQVIPATGVVDYMDIPIDLGLTEDRWVKGSEVAPGSPEVLHHIITSVVPPEGQSDPQTAFMEAINSLPEERARAIRTQMFASIAAGEQPDIDRIFRENPDIDVGVLLGGGDADQASVAGYAPGNSVSWNPEGVGGLLRAGSGLSLQMHYTTTGKEMTDATEIGIYFYPEGEVPEERMSGGVGNAFTLSIPPNAKDHEMELVTYVPEEAEIRSLMPHMHFRGKRMKFIAEYPDGSEELLLSVPAYSFNWQLSHELAEPLRVPAGTKIIARGAFDNSAQNRFNPDPTTEVNWGEQSWEEMFMGFYEWKLVSQNN from the coding sequence ATGAAAACTCCGTTCCGCCTCGCGTTACTGACCCTGACGGCCGCTGCGTCGTCTCTTATTCATGCCGGTGAGCGCGTGGGTGACTTCGCCCTGATCGACCACACTGGCTACCAGCACCACATGTCCTGGTACGATGATCACGATGCCGTGGTGTTCCTGCCGCAGGCGGTGGGGCTGACCGATCAGGCCTCACTGAGCGCCCTGCAGGCAGTGTACAACGAGTACGCGGATCAGGATGTTGCGTTCTTTCTGATCAACCCCGGCCTGCAGACTGACCGCGAGGCGGTGGCCAATGCGATTGCTGACATTCCCCTCCCCGTGTTGATGGATGATGCCCAACTGGTATCCGGCGCACTTGGCCTGACGCACATGAACCAGGCGGTTGTGTATGATCCGGCCACCTTCGAGGTGGTGTATCGCGGCCCTGTGCAACAGGAGCTGGAACAGGCGATTCGTCAGTTGAAGGCTGCAGAATCTGTCGAACTGGTTGAAGTCGCCAGCAACGGCCGCAGCATTGAATACGGTGGCGTAGATGCCACGGCAATCTCTTACCAGGATGATATTGCGCCGATCATTGCCGAGAACTGCGCTGAGTGTCATCGCGCGGGCGGCATCGCCCCCTTTGCCATGGACAGTAACCTGGCCGTGCAGGGCTGGTCGCCAATGATCCGTGAGGTGGTGATGACCAAGCGTATGCCGCCGGGTCAGATCGACAACAAGGTTGGCCACGAGATCAAAAACGAAATGAACCTCAGTGATGCGGAGATGCAGACACTGGTGCGCTGGATTGATGCCGGTGCCACCGTGCAGGACTCGGACGCTGATCCGCTGACACAATTGGTGTGGTCGGATACCAAGTGGAAAATGGGTGAACCTGACCTGATCATCAAAGTGCCACCGCAGGTTATCCCGGCCACCGGCGTGGTGGACTACATGGATATCCCCATCGATCTGGGCCTGACCGAGGATCGCTGGGTCAAGGGCAGCGAAGTGGCGCCGGGCAGCCCGGAAGTGCTACACCACATCATCACCTCGGTGGTACCACCGGAGGGTCAGTCGGATCCACAAACGGCCTTCATGGAGGCCATCAACAGCCTGCCGGAAGAGCGTGCCCGCGCCATTCGTACCCAGATGTTTGCCTCAATCGCCGCTGGCGAGCAGCCTGACATTGACCGTATCTTCCGCGAGAACCCGGACATTGATGTCGGTGTACTGCTGGGCGGCGGTGATGCCGATCAGGCTTCCGTGGCCGGTTATGCGCCGGGCAACAGCGTGTCCTGGAACCCAGAGGGTGTCGGCGGCCTGCTGCGCGCCGGGTCTGGCCTGAGCCTGCAGATGCATTACACCACCACTGGCAAAGAAATGACCGACGCTACTGAGATCGGCATCTACTTCTATCCGGAAGGCGAAGTGCCAGAAGAGCGCATGTCTGGTGGTGTGGGTAATGCCTTCACGCTGTCCATTCCGCCCAATGCCAAGGATCACGAAATGGAGTTGGTGACCTATGTGCCGGAGGAAGCAGAAATCCGCAGCCTGATGCCGCACATGCATTTCCGCGGCAAGCGCATGAAGTTTATTGCCGAGTATCCCGACGGTTCGGAAGAGTTGTTGCTGTCAGTGCCGGCCTATTCCTTCAACTGGCAGCTGTCGCATGAACTGGCCGAGCCGCTGCGTGTGCCGGCGGGTACCAAGATCATCGCCCGCGGCGCCTTTGATAACTCGGCGCAGAACCGTTTCAACCCCGACCCGACCACGGAAGTGAACTGGGGCGAGCAGAGCTGGGAAGAAATGTTCATGGGTTTCTATGAGTGGAAACTGGTCAGTCAGAACAACTGA